Proteins from one Trichocoleus desertorum ATA4-8-CV12 genomic window:
- a CDS encoding 4-vinyl reductase, translating to MISVADLLIDNRIPGNYFATDAYVQGDLELGLLENRRGDRLLALPETLIQGIYAGLDKETGQATRLVLMNCGRWWGKNFYARFCEELNDYYGTALADMAMVEFLQSLQQCWLTHGWGKIDLDQSHQNRGFLVVEIVNSPFAQHAPKLNRPVCFLEAGILSSFFSQLTNKELYCVQTTCESMGADRNRFLLGLAKRLEPVEVMVENQVDHETIMQKLCA from the coding sequence ATGATTTCTGTTGCTGATCTACTGATTGATAATCGTATTCCTGGCAATTATTTTGCGACTGATGCCTATGTTCAGGGTGACCTGGAATTGGGTCTGCTAGAAAATCGGCGGGGCGATCGCTTATTGGCCTTGCCTGAAACTCTGATTCAAGGCATTTATGCGGGTCTAGACAAAGAAACAGGTCAAGCCACTCGCTTAGTTCTGATGAACTGTGGCCGCTGGTGGGGTAAAAACTTTTATGCTCGCTTTTGTGAAGAGCTAAACGACTATTACGGCACTGCACTAGCAGACATGGCAATGGTCGAGTTTTTGCAATCTCTACAACAATGTTGGCTAACTCACGGTTGGGGCAAAATTGACTTGGATCAATCTCACCAAAACCGAGGATTTTTGGTAGTAGAGATCGTGAATTCGCCCTTTGCCCAGCACGCGCCAAAACTCAATCGCCCAGTCTGCTTTTTAGAAGCTGGAATTCTCAGCTCCTTCTTTAGCCAACTCACCAATAAAGAGCTTTACTGTGTGCAAACAACCTGCGAATCAATGGGTGCCGATCGCAATCGCTTTCTCCTGGGTTTAGCCAAACGACTGGAACCTGTAGAAGTTATGGTAGAGAATCAGGTAGACCACGAAACAATCATGCAAAAACTTTGCGCCTAA
- a CDS encoding serine/threonine protein kinase: protein MKRSKYRLLGLVGQGQFGRVFCASHRKTGRLVALKELDHQRFPTHKFLRELRFLLSLQHANIVTCHALEHGRRSRYLVMDYYEGGTLRNLMEGSACITLAQGLKLVLDILAGLAHAHQRSIVHCDIKPENVLLNTQSSGWTARISDFGIARLSQELGPEAGNTGSPAYMAPERFYGQYFPSSDLYAVGILFFELLLGYRPFSGSPAELMSAHLNSPVTIPEIVPAEISQLLLSALQKLPARRFQSAAEMLSATQTAVAGLSSRLLESVRLPLRPVPEALVPPCAFHSLEQEPLIAPMSDISVIASEAGQWLYRSTSSACNGEIITDQLISTTTSPLSVQKQLVGAVAITEAIQALVARPQGCFAIASRSIYLLPLEKSIPAASSDGRLLTQCLVQLESDFVATVEPQSHWLATVTRQPETTANITVWHRRLSQQEPEFAPQATIEYPTAGPCLILALDSRHIAAISTWGNNSTDSMAAGVLSSSTKLLSDSFPDGLSTGTLIAGFTRRGQSLGSWLLPLAVDSVVLSAIPYRILGKEAGCTHSMVLIDLKPLRVRRIRVSIEPAFFTATPWGYILADQQGQLVLLDEVGQQVGQIAAPIANSLHSPTVATAIASFNNFGVLLATWQQATHQGHIHTLDLREFDLDMMF from the coding sequence CTGAAACGCTCTAAGTATCGGTTACTCGGACTTGTGGGTCAGGGGCAATTTGGTCGTGTTTTTTGTGCGAGTCATCGTAAAACTGGCCGTCTAGTTGCACTCAAAGAATTAGATCATCAGCGCTTTCCCACTCATAAATTCCTCCGGGAATTGCGCTTTTTGCTGAGCTTGCAGCATGCCAATATCGTGACCTGTCACGCCCTAGAGCATGGGCGCAGAAGTCGCTATTTGGTCATGGACTACTATGAGGGGGGCACGCTACGCAACCTGATGGAGGGTTCAGCGTGTATCACATTGGCTCAAGGCTTGAAGTTGGTGCTAGATATCCTGGCAGGCTTAGCTCATGCCCATCAGCGCAGCATTGTGCATTGTGACATCAAGCCAGAAAACGTTTTACTGAATACTCAATCTAGTGGTTGGACGGCGCGGATCTCAGATTTTGGCATTGCTCGCTTAAGTCAAGAGCTAGGCCCGGAGGCGGGTAATACAGGTTCACCTGCCTATATGGCCCCCGAACGCTTTTATGGTCAGTACTTCCCTTCTTCTGACCTCTACGCTGTGGGCATCTTGTTCTTTGAGTTGCTCCTCGGTTATCGGCCCTTTTCGGGTTCGCCGGCGGAGTTAATGTCGGCTCACCTCAATTCACCTGTCACCATTCCAGAGATCGTCCCAGCCGAAATTAGTCAACTCCTGCTGAGTGCACTACAAAAACTGCCAGCCCGTCGCTTTCAATCGGCTGCGGAAATGTTAAGTGCGACCCAAACTGCGGTGGCAGGATTGAGTTCCCGGTTGCTAGAGTCGGTACGATTGCCCCTGCGGCCAGTTCCAGAAGCCTTAGTGCCTCCCTGCGCCTTTCATAGCTTAGAGCAAGAGCCTTTAATTGCCCCGATGTCTGATATATCCGTGATTGCTTCAGAAGCGGGTCAGTGGCTCTATCGCAGCACTTCTAGCGCCTGTAATGGGGAGATTATTACAGATCAGCTGATTTCTACGACTACTTCACCTCTCTCCGTTCAGAAGCAACTGGTAGGTGCAGTAGCTATAACAGAAGCCATTCAAGCTTTGGTGGCACGTCCTCAAGGTTGTTTTGCGATCGCCTCTCGTTCGATTTATCTACTGCCATTAGAAAAATCAATTCCTGCAGCTAGCAGTGATGGACGGCTACTGACTCAATGTTTAGTACAGCTTGAGTCTGATTTTGTGGCGACTGTAGAACCGCAAAGCCATTGGCTGGCAACCGTGACTCGTCAGCCTGAAACAACCGCAAACATTACAGTCTGGCATCGTCGGCTGAGCCAACAAGAACCAGAATTTGCGCCTCAAGCAACCATTGAGTATCCAACCGCTGGTCCTTGCCTCATCCTAGCTTTGGACTCCAGACATATCGCAGCTATTTCCACTTGGGGCAATAATTCTACGGATAGCATGGCGGCTGGAGTGCTTTCTAGTAGTACTAAGCTGTTGAGTGATAGTTTTCCAGATGGGTTGAGCACTGGCACCTTGATTGCAGGCTTTACCCGGCGAGGCCAAAGCTTAGGCTCTTGGTTGCTGCCTCTCGCGGTTGATTCAGTGGTTCTCAGTGCGATTCCCTACCGCATCTTGGGGAAAGAGGCAGGTTGCACTCACTCAATGGTGCTAATTGATCTAAAGCCGCTGCGAGTGCGCCGCATCAGGGTGAGTATAGAGCCAGCCTTCTTTACTGCTACGCCCTGGGGTTATATTTTGGCCGATCAGCAAGGGCAACTCGTTTTGTTAGATGAGGTAGGGCAACAAGTCGGTCAGATTGCCGCTCCCATTGCTAATTCCCTTCACTCACCCACTGTAGCGACGGCGATCGCTTCTTTTAATAACTTTGGAGTTCTCCTGGCTACCTGGCAGCAAGCAACTCACCAAGGACATATTCACACCCTTGACTTGCGAGAATTTG